From the genome of Candidatus Electrothrix communis, one region includes:
- a CDS encoding FtsX-like permease family protein, with protein sequence MAFAGVVNQASISPMHLKLAYRNITAYKKRSIVTLLLTTVTTALLVFITAWNEGSHSTILSNAVEIYPGYIQITGKGFRENPSFDNLIFDAQVVHDKLAEQQGIAAFGARFESFVLFSVGEKAVGGMLTAIEPEKEAHLSRLADSLIKGEYLQAGDGNQVYIGKELARRLKVDVGDIVTFIGSGADYSFAADNLRIKGIFQTGLFEFDAAAAFLDKGYFDQIMASANYATHFIVLPKEPEQAEQLAASIGVDLGPKYASASWNQIMAALVKAMQLDSVFGYITLGIIFTVIFFVIMIYTFLAVFARIRELGILRAIGTKPSEIFIMLILESCLLALVSVLLGGLIGAGAAWYFEANPIVFASFEEQFKQYGMAVSAIPTAFMPLVILRDMAIMFILSVLSTLYPILKANRMQPVEAMHHV encoded by the coding sequence ATGGCCTTTGCCGGAGTCGTCAATCAAGCATCAATATCCCCTATGCATCTTAAACTCGCCTATAGAAACATCACGGCCTATAAAAAACGCAGCATCGTCACCCTGCTGCTGACCACGGTCACCACTGCCCTGCTGGTTTTTATCACAGCCTGGAACGAAGGCTCCCACAGCACGATCCTCAGTAATGCCGTGGAGATTTATCCGGGCTATATCCAGATAACCGGCAAGGGGTTCCGAGAGAATCCCAGCTTTGACAACCTGATCTTTGATGCACAGGTTGTTCATGATAAGCTTGCCGAACAGCAAGGCATTGCCGCCTTTGGTGCCCGCTTTGAGTCCTTTGTCCTTTTTTCTGTCGGAGAAAAGGCCGTGGGCGGCATGCTCACCGCCATTGAACCGGAAAAGGAAGCCCATCTCTCCCGCTTGGCTGACTCCCTGATCAAGGGCGAGTATCTCCAGGCAGGGGACGGCAATCAGGTCTATATCGGCAAGGAACTAGCCCGCCGTCTCAAGGTGGATGTGGGCGACATAGTCACCTTTATCGGCAGCGGGGCGGATTACTCCTTTGCAGCGGATAATCTTCGGATCAAGGGGATCTTTCAGACCGGCCTGTTTGAATTCGATGCTGCTGCCGCCTTTCTCGACAAGGGCTATTTTGATCAGATCATGGCCTCGGCAAACTATGCCACCCATTTCATTGTTCTGCCCAAAGAGCCGGAGCAGGCTGAGCAGCTGGCCGCCAGCATCGGCGTGGATCTGGGGCCGAAATATGCGTCTGCAAGCTGGAACCAGATCATGGCGGCCCTGGTCAAGGCCATGCAGCTGGATTCGGTGTTCGGCTATATCACCCTGGGGATCATCTTTACGGTGATTTTTTTCGTTATCATGATCTATACCTTCCTGGCCGTGTTCGCCCGCATTCGTGAGTTGGGCATCCTGCGGGCCATTGGCACCAAACCCAGTGAAATTTTCATCATGCTCATACTGGAATCCTGCCTGCTGGCCCTGGTCAGCGTGCTGCTCGGTGGCCTGATCGGGGCTGGCGCGGCCTGGTATTTTGAGGCCAATCCTATTGTCTTTGCCAGTTTTGAAGAGCAGTTCAAGCAGTACGGCATGGCGGTTTCAGCCATTCCCACCGCCTTTATGCCCCTGGTTATCCTCCGGGATATGGCGATAATGTTTATTCTCTCGGTCCTGTCCACCCTCTATCCCATCCTCAAGGCCAACCGGATGCAACCTGTGGAGGCCATGCACCATGTTTAG
- a CDS encoding FtsX-like permease family protein — translation MFSLIIKIARASLARRGLRSLLVVMMIAVSLWGLLLIEGVYEGMIEQMINNAIRSDSGHLSLFAKDYRSDPDLSRQVHEVPAIKTALEQDTRVRSFAERIKQDGLAATAHASRGAVIIGMDLEKEEQHGRLAEYLQKGEFSFGKKGKGIILGFKLADTLRVRIGSKIILSAQDMHAEVASAAFRVTGILKTNNMGLDERAVFIDLNKMRKMLSVPEGLSQIAVIVYEQDQLAEVQEDLHTRFPDLDILRWDELYPALMQSKVIMDGFNMVISGMIFCVAALGIFGVILVSVLERIREFGIMLAIGTRFGLIRNIILAESFFLGLIGFVFGSLIGGANLYYFKVYGLDLSAFSDAFDEFGMDAITYAVIRPSYFVTAFVAVLLATFFSVLIPLRVLKKSNPIEAINKV, via the coding sequence ATGTTTAGTCTGATCATAAAAATCGCCCGAGCCTCTTTGGCTCGTCGCGGCCTGCGTTCTTTGTTGGTCGTTATGATGATCGCGGTCAGCCTCTGGGGCCTGCTGCTTATTGAAGGGGTTTATGAGGGGATGATTGAGCAGATGATCAATAATGCCATCCGCAGCGACAGCGGTCATCTCTCTCTTTTTGCTAAGGACTATCGCTCCGACCCGGATCTTTCCCGGCAGGTCCATGAGGTACCGGCCATCAAGACTGCTCTGGAGCAGGACACGCGGGTGCGGAGCTTTGCCGAGCGCATCAAGCAGGACGGCTTGGCCGCAACAGCCCATGCCTCACGGGGGGCTGTGATTATCGGCATGGATCTGGAAAAGGAAGAACAGCACGGCAGGTTGGCGGAATATCTTCAGAAAGGAGAATTTAGTTTCGGCAAGAAAGGCAAGGGGATTATCCTCGGCTTTAAGCTGGCTGATACCCTGCGGGTGCGCATCGGCAGCAAAATCATTCTCTCGGCTCAGGACATGCATGCGGAGGTTGCGTCTGCCGCCTTCCGGGTGACCGGCATCCTCAAAACCAATAATATGGGCCTGGATGAACGGGCGGTCTTTATTGATCTGAACAAGATGCGTAAGATGCTGAGCGTGCCAGAGGGCCTGAGTCAGATTGCGGTTATTGTCTATGAGCAGGATCAGCTTGCCGAGGTGCAGGAGGATCTGCATACACGATTTCCTGATCTGGATATCCTCCGCTGGGACGAGCTGTACCCGGCCCTGATGCAGTCCAAGGTAATCATGGACGGCTTTAATATGGTGATCAGCGGGATGATTTTCTGTGTGGCAGCCCTGGGAATTTTCGGGGTGATACTGGTTTCGGTGCTGGAGCGCATCCGAGAATTCGGGATCATGCTCGCCATCGGCACCCGCTTCGGCTTGATCCGCAATATTATCCTGGCTGAATCCTTTTTTCTCGGCCTGATCGGCTTTGTCTTTGGTAGCCTGATCGGAGGAGCAAATCTCTATTATTTCAAAGTCTACGGCCTTGATCTCAGTGCCTTCAGCGATGCCTTTGATGAGTTCGGTATGGATGCTATAACCTATGCCGTTATCCGCCCGAGCTATTTTGTCACCGCCTTTGTTGCGGTGTTGCTGGCTACCTTTTTCAGTGTGCTGATTCCTTTGCGAGTTTTGAAGAAGTCCAATCCTATTGAGGCGATTAATAAGGTGTGA
- a CDS encoding UPF0175 family protein, which yields MENVMRIECPAELLLGLHVNVESLAKIVKLEAAIALFRKGKISSGMAAKWLDIPRITFLLKAMEQGSMLLEDSEDDFRRETTLL from the coding sequence ATGGAAAATGTCATGAGAATAGAGTGCCCGGCAGAATTACTGCTAGGGCTTCATGTTAATGTCGAAAGTCTGGCGAAGATCGTCAAGCTTGAAGCGGCAATCGCCTTGTTCAGAAAAGGAAAAATTTCTTCGGGCATGGCCGCGAAATGGCTTGATATACCTAGGATAACCTTTCTGCTCAAGGCAATGGAACAAGGAAGCATGCTCCTTGAGGACTCAGAGGATGATTTTCGCCGGGAAACAACGTTACTGTGA
- a CDS encoding LemA family protein → MMYLVGILVAFFVVAVFLVFISIGIYNKLVALRNRYKNAFSQIDVQLKRRYDLIPNLVEVAKGYMKHERETLEAVIQARNVAVNAGQQAAANPGDPATMQSLGSAEGQLTGALGRLFALSENYPDLKASQNMMSLQEELSSTENKVAFARQAYNDSVMSYNTARETFPNVIFAGIFKFQEANLFEIEEEQQREAPKVAFD, encoded by the coding sequence ATGATGTATCTAGTTGGAATATTGGTAGCTTTTTTCGTAGTGGCCGTATTTCTTGTATTTATTAGTATTGGTATCTACAACAAACTGGTTGCATTGCGTAATCGCTACAAGAACGCGTTTTCGCAAATCGACGTGCAACTCAAACGTCGCTACGATCTGATCCCCAATCTGGTCGAAGTGGCCAAGGGCTACATGAAACATGAACGCGAGACACTCGAAGCGGTCATTCAAGCACGTAACGTAGCAGTCAATGCGGGGCAGCAAGCGGCCGCCAACCCCGGAGATCCCGCAACCATGCAGTCATTGGGGAGTGCTGAAGGCCAGCTTACAGGCGCCTTGGGCCGGTTGTTCGCATTGTCGGAAAACTATCCCGACCTGAAGGCCAGTCAGAATATGATGTCGCTCCAGGAAGAACTCTCATCAACCGAGAATAAGGTAGCTTTTGCCCGCCAAGCCTACAACGATTCGGTGATGAGTTACAACACCGCACGCGAGACTTTTCCCAATGTCATTTTTGCTGGCATATTCAAGTTTCAGGAAGCAAATCTCTTCGAGATTGAAGAGGAGCAACAGCGTGAAGCACCGAAGGTTGCATTTGATTAA
- a CDS encoding Uma2 family endonuclease — protein sequence MPNTAYFEHYTADDYARWEGDWELIYGAPYAMSPSPSISHQRVAKRLLVLLDAQLQDCSLCEVLSEVDWHCADDIIVRPDIVAVCEVEGEKLVQTPELIIEIVSSSTVKRDEQIKFALYQGKGVKNYILVYPQERKIVIYQLTGGRYRKVGDDKTESFDFRVRNCSVRLEFERVWRV from the coding sequence ATGCCGAATACAGCCTATTTTGAGCATTATACAGCGGATGATTATGCCCGGTGGGAGGGTGATTGGGAATTGATCTACGGTGCGCCGTATGCCATGTCGCCGTCCCCTTCCATCTCGCACCAGCGCGTGGCGAAGCGACTCCTTGTGCTGCTGGATGCACAGTTGCAGGACTGCTCTTTATGCGAGGTGCTCAGCGAGGTGGACTGGCATTGTGCCGATGACATCATCGTTCGACCGGATATCGTGGCGGTCTGTGAGGTTGAGGGGGAAAAGCTTGTTCAGACTCCTGAGCTGATTATTGAGATTGTTTCTTCATCCACGGTTAAGCGGGATGAGCAGATAAAATTTGCGTTGTATCAGGGGAAAGGGGTGAAAAACTATATCTTGGTTTATCCGCAGGAGCGGAAGATCGTCATCTATCAATTAACTGGTGGACGGTACCGCAAGGTTGGGGACGATAAAACGGAATCTTTTGATTTCAGGGTAAGGAATTGTTCTGTTAGGCTTGAATTTGAGCGGGTTTGGCGGGTGTAA
- a CDS encoding AAA family ATPase produces the protein MLKPLPTSIQTFCDLINGGYLYIDKTQYLYELVRYPKGVYFLARPRRFGKSLLISTVDEIFQGNKELFKGLWLTLTAPINGSNIPSFGLISAAIALGMKQTWKYGFLAT, from the coding sequence ATGCTCAAGCCCCTACCAACCAGCATTCAAACATTCTGCGACCTGATCAACGGCGGCTACCTCTACATTGATAAGACGCAATATCTCTACGAGCTGGTACGCTACCCCAAGGGCGTCTATTTCCTCGCCAGACCCCGCCGTTTCGGCAAGAGCCTGCTGATCTCCACCGTGGACGAGATTTTTCAGGGCAATAAAGAGCTGTTCAAAGGGCTGTGGCTCACTTTGACAGCCCCTATCAATGGCAGCAACATCCCGTCATTCGGATTGATTTCAGCCGCCATCGCATTAGGAATGAAGCAGACCTGGAAGTACGGATTCCTGGCCACCTGA
- a CDS encoding AAA family ATPase: MLNSLPTSIQTFCDLINGGYLYIDKTQYLYELIRDTKGVYFLASPCRFGKSLLISTLDEIFQGNKELFKGLWFYDSPYQWQPHPVIRIDFSRHAIKNAAELERVLEYFLEEIAEDHGIFYAPLR, translated from the coding sequence ATGCTCAACTCCCTACCAACCAGCATCCAAACATTCTGCGACCTGATCAACGGCGGCTACCTCTACATTGATAAGACGCAATATCTCTACGAGCTGATCCGGGATACCAAGGGCGTCTATTTCCTCGCCAGCCCCTGCCGTTTTGGCAAAAGCCTGCTGATCTCCACCCTGGACGAGATTTTCCAGGGCAATAAAGAGCTGTTCAAGGGGCTGTGGTTCTACGACAGTCCCTATCAATGGCAGCCACATCCGGTCATTCGGATTGATTTCAGCCGCCATGCTATCAAAAATGCAGCGGAACTTGAGCGCGTCCTGGAGTATTTCCTGGAAGAAATTGCCGAAGATCACGGCATATTTTATGCTCCTCTGCGATAA
- a CDS encoding ParA family protein: MSKRIVFFNHKGGVSKTTTAYNIGWKLAEKARVLLVDGDPQCNLTSLIINDFDGYYFNDETKHQNLRDGVEVAFKGRPEPITSINCYSPERNKNIYLIPGHQNLSEFEAALTFALTSNNAIATLENLPGAFNAFIKEVEEKYSIDYTIIDLNPGLSSINQNLVLASDYIIVPTNPDPFSLMALDTLCNILPRWSAWLRQSGPLFSGSSYPLDKEPPKLLGSVVQRFNVRKGKATRPYRDNIEEIKRKTIGDFKPALSKCSMVLPDETYGNDLIQNGLCLAEIPDFQGLLPKSLDAGVPVFALDRDEINEAGTVLEGMLAKRDQFNKSFDELTSEIKRLTE; this comes from the coding sequence ATGAGCAAAAGAATCGTTTTTTTCAACCACAAAGGTGGCGTGAGCAAGACTACGACCGCTTATAATATAGGCTGGAAACTAGCAGAAAAAGCACGAGTTCTTCTCGTTGACGGGGATCCTCAATGCAATTTAACCAGCTTAATAATTAATGATTTTGATGGTTATTATTTTAATGATGAAACTAAACATCAAAATCTTAGAGACGGAGTCGAAGTTGCATTTAAAGGTCGTCCAGAACCAATCACGTCAATTAATTGCTATTCCCCTGAAAGAAATAAAAACATCTACTTGATTCCAGGACATCAGAACCTTTCTGAATTTGAGGCAGCTTTAACTTTTGCATTAACATCGAACAATGCTATTGCTACTCTGGAAAATCTTCCCGGCGCTTTCAATGCATTTATTAAAGAAGTCGAAGAAAAATATTCAATAGATTACACAATAATCGATTTAAACCCTGGCTTAAGTTCTATTAATCAAAATTTAGTGTTAGCTTCCGACTATATAATAGTTCCAACCAATCCAGATCCTTTCTCGTTAATGGCTCTAGATACGCTTTGCAATATACTTCCTAGATGGTCAGCATGGTTAAGGCAAAGTGGACCGTTATTCTCCGGTTCATCTTACCCGCTAGATAAAGAGCCACCTAAACTACTCGGTTCAGTTGTTCAAAGGTTCAACGTAAGAAAAGGGAAAGCTACTCGTCCATACAGAGATAATATCGAAGAAATAAAGCGAAAAACAATTGGGGATTTCAAACCAGCATTAAGTAAGTGCTCTATGGTATTGCCGGATGAGACTTATGGTAACGATCTTATTCAAAATGGCTTGTGTTTAGCAGAGATTCCAGATTTTCAAGGACTATTGCCTAAATCGTTAGATGCAGGAGTTCCAGTCTTTGCTTTGGATAGAGATGAAATAAATGAAGCAGGAACAGTTTTAGAGGGCATGTTGGCGAAGCGAGACCAATTTAATAAATCTTTTGATGAGCTAACAAGCGAGATCAAAAGACTAACAGAGTAG
- a CDS encoding HEPN domain-containing protein, whose protein sequence is MIRDFQNSINDSRQLRSLHHHCAEQLKLPGEYSDLLRMSVVYCMSAFDKLIHDLVIYGMVEIFTGRRQAPSKYLKEAISLGNHLELINCSVPPPEIIFEGIVRNKLSHQCFMDPKKLADALSLVWLENHKWQVISDTMGRNQQQVVKELRNIYQRRNAIVHETDKDPSTNQKMPILTIDSERIENFILELGETIYRLVR, encoded by the coding sequence ATGATCCGTGACTTTCAAAACAGCATCAATGACTCTCGTCAGCTCCGTTCGTTACACCATCACTGTGCAGAACAACTCAAGCTTCCAGGAGAATATAGTGATTTATTGCGAATGAGTGTTGTCTATTGTATGAGTGCCTTCGATAAGCTTATCCACGATTTAGTTATATACGGGATGGTAGAAATATTTACTGGTAGACGGCAAGCCCCCTCTAAATATCTGAAGGAGGCTATTTCTTTGGGAAACCATCTTGAACTCATCAACTGCTCAGTACCTCCACCAGAAATCATTTTTGAGGGTATCGTGAGAAACAAACTCAGCCATCAATGTTTTATGGACCCAAAAAAACTTGCAGATGCTCTAAGCCTTGTTTGGTTGGAAAACCACAAGTGGCAAGTTATTTCAGATACTATGGGGCGAAATCAGCAACAAGTCGTCAAAGAATTACGCAATATCTATCAACGAAGAAATGCGATAGTCCATGAAACGGACAAGGACCCTTCCACAAACCAAAAGATGCCAATTTTGACAATTGATTCGGAAAGGATAGAGAATTTCATTCTTGAATTAGGAGAAACAATATATCGGTTAGTCAGGTAA
- a CDS encoding DUF3365 domain-containing protein gives MIEKQKKRRFELGLGVFLNTGLAIVFASAAVFFIHQVNVHEREQAVAEAEVKAKLILDRNLATHAYFSHSLKPKVFEFTQSFRSKDYFEPAWMSSTYAVREIEKIFNSMDNEDYYYKECAINARSPQNEADEFEKAFIEELNTDPKLLYRSLIRKLDGTYYFVILRRGEVMEAACLRCHSDPANAPKDLVAAYDAERSFNRKVNEVVSAISIRVPISAAYTKADQFSQQLSTVFIIVLMALFAVQYIIYRFVVIKPIINLKNKAQNISKDDTLLGEEIPLPISKEFSELARTFNAMSRRLRDQFGHLEGMVEERTAELRLEFEERRKLDKELQKKEEVLSAVLNNIADGIVACNHEGVLTVFNRAAEKFHGLPHEHLPADEWAKHYDLYNEDGKTPMAMDAIPLFRALHGEHIHNIEMVIAPKKGKQRRLLASGQPLFDSQGSKLGAVVSMHDITEQRKIELSLRNAHEKLEQKVEKRTIELKKSKEEWEKTFDAMNDIITIQDKDFRIIKANKMAHQTFQIKPGEFNGKYCYEIFRGSKQPCQGCPVLESLKNDDTHATEIVHENLGKIFHVTSSPILDEKGQFTHLLHIAKDITEQKKMEKELLHAHKMEAIGTLAGGIAHDFNNILTPILGYADMILEKLPEGSQLREDQQQVLIAGNRAKDLVKQILTFSRQSKKELLLIQPDIIIKEALKFLRASLPTFIEINTSIPKCGMIHADPTQLHQIIMNLCTNSYHAMRESGGVLGVTLAPVTIEKGDLRVENLDLTPGTYLILEVSDTGHGMHKKTVEMIFDPYFTTKKEGEGTGMGLSVVHGIVKSYGGHIFVYSELGKGTIFKIYLPCIASEETSAQSKIVSSYPRGDEKILIVDDEEVIVQMERQMLESLGYKVTALTSSKEAWDVLQKQPESFDLVITDMTMPNITGIELAQRYLSLRPDASVILCTGFSELINGESSKKLGIRGFIMKPVLKKDLATAVRKALDEQES, from the coding sequence ATGATTGAAAAACAAAAAAAAAGAAGATTTGAGTTAGGGCTTGGAGTTTTTCTTAACACGGGGCTCGCAATTGTTTTTGCCAGTGCAGCTGTATTTTTTATCCATCAGGTCAACGTACACGAAAGAGAGCAGGCAGTTGCAGAAGCAGAGGTCAAAGCCAAGCTTATTCTTGACCGTAACTTAGCCACGCACGCCTATTTTTCTCACAGTCTCAAGCCCAAGGTGTTTGAGTTTACCCAGTCCTTTCGCTCTAAGGACTATTTTGAACCTGCTTGGATGTCGTCAACCTATGCAGTACGAGAAATAGAAAAAATTTTCAACTCTATGGATAATGAAGACTATTATTACAAGGAATGCGCCATTAATGCCCGCAGTCCTCAAAATGAAGCTGATGAATTTGAAAAAGCATTTATTGAAGAATTGAATACAGATCCAAAACTGTTATACCGTTCATTGATCCGCAAGCTGGATGGCACATATTATTTTGTCATCTTACGCCGTGGAGAGGTTATGGAGGCAGCATGCCTCCGCTGTCATAGTGATCCTGCCAATGCACCTAAAGATCTCGTTGCTGCCTACGATGCAGAGCGGAGCTTCAATCGGAAGGTGAATGAAGTCGTCTCCGCCATTTCAATCCGGGTGCCAATATCTGCTGCCTATACAAAGGCTGACCAATTTTCTCAGCAATTATCAACGGTATTCATAATCGTCCTCATGGCTCTGTTTGCTGTCCAGTACATCATCTACAGGTTTGTCGTCATCAAGCCAATAATCAACCTGAAGAACAAAGCTCAAAACATCAGTAAAGATGATACACTTCTTGGGGAAGAAATACCCTTGCCAATCAGTAAGGAATTTTCAGAACTAGCACGCACTTTCAATGCGATGTCTAGGAGGCTTCGTGACCAATTCGGACATTTGGAAGGTATGGTGGAAGAACGCACAGCTGAACTGAGATTAGAGTTTGAGGAACGGAGGAAGCTGGATAAGGAATTGCAAAAGAAAGAGGAGGTGTTGTCAGCAGTTCTGAACAATATTGCGGACGGAATCGTCGCCTGTAATCATGAAGGGGTTTTGACCGTGTTTAATCGGGCTGCCGAAAAATTTCACGGTTTGCCGCACGAGCATCTCCCTGCCGATGAGTGGGCAAAGCATTATGACCTTTATAATGAGGATGGCAAGACGCCCATGGCAATGGATGCTATTCCCCTTTTTAGGGCTCTCCATGGGGAACATATTCATAATATTGAAATGGTGATTGCCCCTAAGAAAGGAAAACAGAGAAGGTTGCTGGCAAGCGGTCAACCGTTATTTGATAGCCAGGGGAGTAAACTTGGTGCGGTTGTTTCCATGCATGATATCACTGAACAAAGAAAAATAGAACTGTCACTCCGTAACGCACATGAAAAATTGGAACAAAAGGTAGAGAAAAGAACAATTGAGCTCAAAAAAAGTAAAGAGGAGTGGGAAAAAACTTTTGATGCCATGAATGATATCATCACAATTCAAGATAAAGATTTTCGCATTATTAAAGCTAACAAAATGGCCCACCAGACGTTTCAGATCAAGCCTGGCGAATTTAACGGTAAATACTGCTATGAAATTTTTCGGGGAAGCAAGCAACCGTGTCAGGGTTGCCCTGTCCTCGAATCATTGAAGAATGATGATACTCATGCTACAGAGATTGTCCATGAGAATCTTGGGAAGATTTTTCATGTGACGAGCTCTCCAATCCTGGATGAAAAGGGCCAATTTACTCACCTCCTTCATATTGCCAAGGACATAACAGAACAAAAGAAAATGGAAAAAGAGCTCCTTCACGCACATAAGATGGAGGCGATAGGCACTTTGGCAGGAGGCATTGCTCATGATTTCAATAATATTCTCACTCCTATCCTGGGGTATGCGGATATGATCCTGGAAAAACTACCGGAAGGAAGCCAACTGCGAGAAGATCAACAGCAGGTGTTAATTGCCGGAAATCGTGCAAAAGATCTCGTGAAGCAGATTCTGACTTTCAGCCGTCAGTCGAAAAAAGAATTACTCCTGATTCAACCTGACATAATCATCAAGGAAGCCCTGAAATTCCTCCGCGCTTCCCTTCCAACCTTTATTGAGATTAATACAAGTATCCCGAAATGCGGCATGATTCATGCCGATCCAACGCAACTCCACCAGATAATCATGAATCTCTGCACCAATTCCTACCATGCGATGCGGGAGTCGGGTGGTGTATTGGGTGTTACCTTGGCACCGGTCACAATAGAAAAAGGCGACTTACGAGTTGAAAACTTAGATTTAACACCAGGAACATATCTCATACTTGAAGTGAGTGACACTGGACACGGCATGCACAAGAAGACCGTAGAGATGATTTTTGATCCCTATTTCACAACCAAGAAGGAAGGCGAAGGAACGGGGATGGGGCTTTCCGTCGTACATGGCATTGTGAAAAGCTATGGTGGACATATCTTTGTTTATAGTGAACTGGGAAAGGGGACAATATTCAAAATTTACCTGCCATGTATTGCCTCAGAGGAGACTTCAGCACAGTCTAAAATTGTTAGTTCTTATCCAAGAGGTGATGAAAAAATTCTGATTGTGGATGACGAAGAAGTTATTGTGCAGATGGAACGGCAGATGCTAGAAAGTCTTGGTTACAAGGTCACCGCCTTAACAAGCAGCAAAGAGGCCTGGGATGTACTCCAAAAACAACCTGAATCTTTTGATCTGGTCATTACCGATATGACCATGCCGAATATAACAGGTATTGAACTTGCCCAAAGATATCTCAGTTTAAGACCTGATGCTTCAGTTATTCTTTGTACTGGTTTCAGTGAATTGATCAATGGAGAGAGTTCCAAAAAATTGGGGATTCGTGGATTTATCATGAAGCCAGTTCTAAAAAAAGATTTAGCGACAGCAGTTCGGAAGGCGTTGGATGAACAGGAATCCTGA
- a CDS encoding DUF6155 family protein, protein MKNITISKLKKELSGKSEKELIDEIVNLFKKIPQVKEYYTVAFSAEGEKHVQEKYKDIITHEFFPKRGYGKARLSVAKKAINDFKKISDKPHLLIDIMLHYVEEGVNYTAQYGDINAPFYSSMCSMFNDAMRLAEKHDSLSPFQKKCEKIVSEACDGWGFKDELSFIYDNSFIEE, encoded by the coding sequence ATGAAAAACATCACAATATCAAAGCTGAAAAAAGAACTGTCCGGAAAATCCGAGAAAGAATTGATCGACGAGATTGTCAATTTGTTTAAAAAAATTCCTCAAGTTAAAGAATACTACACCGTTGCTTTCAGTGCTGAAGGCGAAAAGCATGTCCAGGAGAAATATAAAGACATAATCACTCATGAATTTTTCCCTAAAAGGGGCTATGGAAAAGCAAGGTTGTCAGTTGCCAAGAAAGCAATAAATGATTTCAAAAAAATTTCAGACAAACCTCATCTCCTCATAGACATTATGCTTCACTATGTTGAAGAAGGAGTGAATTACACAGCTCAGTATGGTGATATTAATGCGCCATTCTATAGCAGTATGTGCAGTATGTTCAACGATGCTATGAGATTAGCAGAGAAACATGACAGTCTGTCTCCATTTCAAAAAAAATGTGAAAAGATTGTAAGTGAGGCATGTGATGGCTGGGGATTTAAAGATGAGTTAAGCTTTATATATGATAACAGCTTTATAGAAGAATAA
- a CDS encoding NAD-dependent epimerase/dehydratase family protein has protein sequence MDKIAIVIGATGLVGRALVNQLANADHIGKVITLTRRSAQHPSSKVFNQVVNFDRLEDYASSFSADLLFSCLGTTRKQAGSIPAQRKVDLDYQYKAAQLAASNGVHHYLLVSSSAAHDQSNNPYLQMKGELEQKIQSLPFERISIFQPSLLLGQRPDFRMGEKLGSWVLPLVSIIPWLRRFRPIPGEQVAAKMVQVSQQPGQALEWFRLDEIFIK, from the coding sequence ATGGACAAAATAGCCATAGTTATTGGCGCTACCGGTTTGGTTGGCAGGGCATTAGTCAACCAACTTGCAAATGCTGATCATATCGGTAAAGTCATCACGCTTACCCGTCGTTCTGCCCAACATCCATCTTCAAAAGTTTTTAATCAAGTCGTGAATTTTGATCGTTTAGAGGACTACGCTTCATCGTTTAGCGCAGACCTTTTGTTCTCATGTCTTGGAACAACGCGTAAGCAAGCTGGCTCTATCCCTGCTCAACGCAAGGTAGATCTTGACTACCAATATAAAGCAGCGCAACTGGCAGCCAGCAATGGCGTACATCATTATCTCTTGGTCTCGTCCAGTGCTGCTCATGATCAAAGCAATAATCCCTATTTACAGATGAAGGGTGAGCTGGAACAGAAAATTCAATCTTTACCCTTTGAGCGTATCAGCATATTTCAGCCGTCACTCTTGCTTGGTCAGCGACCAGACTTTCGCATGGGAGAAAAGCTTGGTAGCTGGGTGTTACCTCTTGTATCCATCATCCCTTGGCTGCGACGCTTTCGCCCCATTCCTGGTGAGCAAGTAGCTGCTAAAATGGTGCAGGTAAGCCAGCAACCTGGCCAGGCGCTAGAATGGTTTAGACTTGATGAAATATTTATTAAATAA